A genomic segment from Streptomyces sp. NBC_00459 encodes:
- the pgi gene encoding glucose-6-phosphate isomerase — translation MSDSPRLTRRPEWTALEDHRAGAFLQPQLRELFADDPQRAERYVVRVGDLHIDYSKHLITDETLALLQELATATGVFGLRDAMFRGDRINITEDRAVLHTALRAPRGAVVEVDGENVVPAVHAVLDRMAAFADRVRSGEWTGHTGKRIKNVVNIGIGGSDLGPAMAYDALRAFTARELTFRFVSNVDGADLHEAVRDLDPAETLFIVASKTFTTIETITNATSARSWLLAGLGGDDKAVAKHFVALSTNGGKVADFGIDTDNMFEFWDWVGGRYSYDSAIGLSLMIAIGPDRFREMLDGFALVDDHFRTAPAEANAPLLLGLLGIWYGNFFDAQSHAVLPYSHYLSKFTAYLQQLDMESNGKSVDRDGNPVEWQTGPVVWGTPGTNGQHAYYQLIHQGTKLIPADFIGFAEPVAELSDELKGQHDLLMANFFAQTQALAFGKTPEEVRAEGVPEELVAHKTFKGNHPTTTVLARELTPSVLGQLIALYEHKVFVQGAIWNIDSFDQWGVELGKVLAKRIEPALTAGAAVPGLDSSTAALVATYRTLRDAQEVN, via the coding sequence ATGTCTGACTCCCCCAGGCTCACCCGGCGCCCCGAGTGGACCGCGCTGGAGGACCACCGCGCCGGTGCGTTCCTCCAGCCGCAACTGCGTGAGCTGTTCGCCGACGACCCGCAGCGCGCGGAGCGTTACGTCGTGCGGGTGGGCGACCTGCACATCGACTACTCCAAGCACCTGATCACGGACGAGACCCTCGCCCTGCTCCAGGAACTCGCCACCGCCACCGGCGTGTTCGGGCTGCGGGACGCCATGTTCCGCGGCGACCGGATCAACATCACCGAGGATCGTGCGGTGCTGCACACCGCGCTGCGGGCGCCGCGAGGCGCGGTGGTCGAGGTCGACGGGGAGAACGTCGTCCCGGCCGTGCACGCGGTCCTGGACCGGATGGCGGCCTTCGCGGACCGGGTGCGCTCGGGCGAGTGGACCGGCCACACGGGCAAGCGCATCAAGAACGTCGTGAACATCGGCATCGGCGGCTCGGACCTCGGTCCGGCGATGGCCTACGACGCTCTGCGGGCGTTCACCGCACGGGAGTTGACGTTCCGGTTCGTGTCGAACGTCGACGGTGCCGATCTGCACGAGGCGGTCCGTGACCTGGACCCGGCCGAGACCCTCTTCATCGTCGCGTCGAAGACGTTCACCACCATCGAGACGATCACCAACGCCACCTCGGCCCGCTCCTGGCTCCTCGCGGGTCTGGGCGGCGACGACAAGGCGGTCGCCAAGCACTTCGTGGCGCTGTCGACGAACGGTGGGAAGGTCGCCGACTTCGGCATCGACACGGACAACATGTTCGAGTTCTGGGACTGGGTCGGCGGACGGTACTCGTACGACTCGGCCATCGGGCTGTCGCTGATGATCGCGATCGGCCCCGACCGGTTCCGGGAGATGCTGGACGGGTTCGCGCTGGTCGACGACCACTTCCGGACCGCTCCGGCAGAGGCCAACGCACCTTTGCTGCTCGGCCTGTTGGGCATCTGGTACGGCAACTTCTTCGACGCCCAGTCGCATGCAGTACTGCCCTACAGCCACTACCTGTCCAAGTTCACGGCCTACCTGCAGCAGCTGGACATGGAGTCCAACGGCAAGTCGGTCGACCGCGACGGCAACCCGGTCGAGTGGCAGACGGGGCCGGTGGTGTGGGGCACGCCCGGCACCAACGGACAGCACGCCTACTACCAGTTGATCCACCAGGGCACGAAGCTGATCCCGGCGGACTTCATCGGGTTCGCCGAGCCGGTCGCGGAACTGAGCGACGAACTCAAGGGCCAGCACGACCTGCTGATGGCCAACTTCTTCGCGCAGACGCAGGCACTGGCGTTCGGCAAGACGCCCGAGGAGGTACGGGCCGAAGGGGTGCCGGAGGAACTGGTCGCCCACAAGACGTTCAAGGGCAACCACCCGACGACCACCGTCCTCGCGCGCGAGCTGACTCCGTCCGTGCTCGGCCAGTTGATCGCCCTGTACGAGCACAAGGTGTTCGTACAGGGCGCCATCTGGAACATCGACTCCTTCGACCAGTGGGGCGTCGAGCTGGGCAAGGTCCTCGCCAAGCGCATCGAGCCCGCGCTCACCGCGGGGGCCGCGGTCCCCGGCCTCGACTCCTCCACCGCCGCCCTCGTGGCCACGTACCGCACTCTTCGCG
- the opcA gene encoding glucose-6-phosphate dehydrogenase assembly protein OpcA, with protein sequence MKIDLTDTTASKINKALVKGRRAIGTPAVGMVLTMVIVTDEENAYDSIKAAEDASHEHPARTLVVIKRHARSPRDRTNSHLDAEVRVGADAGTGETVILRTYGEVSDHADSVVLPLLLPDAPVVVWWPVNAPEVPAKDPLGALAQRRITDMYAVEQPLVALEARVRSYAPGDTDLAWTRLTPWRSMLAAALDQARTKIISAAVESEAENPSAELLARWLGARLDVKVDRVVTAGPVVTAVRLGTDKGEIVIDRPEGPLATLSLPGQPSRTLALKVRPTSELIAEELRRLDADEMYAIALRGESTKETPRHV encoded by the coding sequence ATGAAAATCGACCTCACCGACACCACGGCAAGCAAGATCAACAAAGCACTGGTGAAGGGGCGGCGCGCCATCGGCACCCCTGCCGTGGGCATGGTCCTGACGATGGTGATCGTCACGGACGAGGAGAACGCCTACGACTCGATCAAGGCGGCCGAGGACGCCTCGCACGAGCATCCCGCGCGCACCCTGGTCGTCATCAAGCGGCACGCCCGCAGCCCGCGCGACCGCACCAACTCCCACCTCGACGCCGAGGTCCGGGTGGGTGCCGACGCCGGGACCGGCGAGACGGTCATCCTGCGGACGTACGGCGAGGTGTCCGACCACGCCGACTCGGTCGTCCTGCCGCTGCTCCTGCCGGACGCCCCGGTCGTCGTCTGGTGGCCGGTGAACGCCCCCGAGGTGCCCGCCAAGGACCCGCTGGGCGCACTGGCCCAGCGCCGGATCACCGACATGTACGCGGTCGAGCAGCCGCTCGTCGCGCTGGAGGCCCGGGTGCGCTCGTACGCGCCCGGCGACACCGACCTGGCGTGGACGCGTCTCACCCCGTGGCGCTCGATGCTGGCCGCCGCCCTCGACCAGGCCCGCACGAAGATCATCTCGGCGGCCGTCGAGAGCGAGGCCGAGAACCCGAGCGCCGAACTGCTGGCCCGCTGGCTCGGCGCCCGCCTGGATGTGAAGGTGGACCGCGTCGTCACCGCGGGGCCTGTCGTCACTGCCGTCCGCCTCGGCACCGACAAGGGCGAGATCGTCATCGACCGCCCCGAGGGCCCGCTCGCCACGCTCTCCCTGCCCGGCCAGCCTTCCCGCACGCTCGCGCTGAAGGTGCGGCCCACCTCCGAACTCATCGCCGAGGAACTGCGGCGCCTCGACGCCGACGAGATGTACGCGATCGCTCTGCGGGGCGAAAGCACCAAGGAGACCCCCCGTCATGTCTGA
- the zwf gene encoding glucose-6-phosphate dehydrogenase, which produces MSDESTQPAATVEAPAADVPPVPENTAEVLFGSDWDNPLRDPGDRRLPLIAGPSGLVIFGVTGDLSRKKLMPAVYDLANRGLLPPGFSLVGFARRDWEDEDFAQIVHDSVRDHARTEFREEVWQQLAEGMRFIPGDFDDDAAFKQLRAAVEELDASRGTSGNYAFYLSVPPKFFPKVVQQLKKHGLANAPEGSWRRGVIEKPFGHNLKSARELNRVLHDVFDPEQVFRIDHYLGKETVQNILALRFANQMYEPIWNRSYVDHVQITMAEDIGIGGRAGYYDGIGSARDVIQNHLLQLMALTAMEEPIAFDAESLLTEKLKVLKSVKLPEDLGEHTVRGQYAAGWQGGEQVSGYLEEEGIDPQSSTDTYAAVKLEVDNRRWAGVPFYLRTGKRLGRRVTEIAVVFQRAPHSPFDSTATEELGANAIVIRVQPDEGMTVRFGSKVPGTSMEIRDVTMDFAYGESFTESSPEAYERLILDVLLGDANLFPRHQEVEESWKILDPIEEYWGTHGRPAQYASGSWGPEEADEMLARDGRSWRRP; this is translated from the coding sequence ATGAGCGACGAATCGACCCAGCCGGCGGCCACCGTCGAGGCACCTGCCGCCGACGTTCCGCCGGTGCCGGAGAACACTGCCGAAGTCCTCTTCGGCAGTGACTGGGACAACCCGCTGCGCGACCCCGGCGACCGTCGTCTCCCCCTGATCGCGGGCCCGTCCGGGCTGGTCATCTTCGGGGTGACCGGTGACCTGTCCCGCAAGAAGCTGATGCCGGCCGTCTACGACCTGGCCAACCGCGGTCTGCTCCCGCCGGGCTTCTCGCTCGTCGGGTTCGCCCGCCGGGACTGGGAGGACGAGGACTTCGCGCAGATCGTGCACGACTCGGTGCGCGACCACGCCCGTACGGAGTTCCGCGAGGAGGTCTGGCAGCAGCTCGCCGAGGGCATGCGGTTCATCCCCGGCGACTTCGACGACGACGCGGCGTTCAAGCAGCTGCGCGCGGCCGTCGAGGAGCTCGACGCGTCCCGGGGTACCAGCGGCAACTACGCCTTCTACCTCTCCGTACCGCCGAAGTTCTTCCCCAAGGTCGTCCAGCAGCTGAAGAAGCACGGGCTGGCGAACGCGCCGGAGGGTTCCTGGCGGCGCGGGGTGATCGAGAAGCCGTTCGGGCACAACCTGAAGAGCGCGCGTGAGCTGAACCGGGTCCTGCACGACGTGTTCGACCCGGAGCAGGTCTTCCGGATCGACCACTACCTCGGCAAGGAGACCGTCCAGAACATTCTGGCGCTCCGCTTCGCCAACCAGATGTACGAGCCCATCTGGAACCGGTCGTACGTCGACCACGTCCAGATCACGATGGCCGAGGACATCGGCATCGGCGGCCGGGCCGGCTACTACGACGGCATCGGGTCGGCGCGTGACGTCATCCAGAACCACCTCCTCCAGCTGATGGCCCTGACCGCCATGGAGGAGCCGATCGCCTTCGACGCCGAGTCGCTGCTGACGGAGAAGCTCAAGGTCCTGAAGTCGGTGAAGCTGCCGGAGGACCTGGGCGAGCACACCGTGCGCGGGCAGTACGCGGCGGGCTGGCAGGGCGGTGAGCAGGTGTCCGGCTACCTCGAGGAGGAGGGCATCGACCCGCAGTCGAGCACCGACACGTACGCGGCCGTCAAGCTGGAGGTCGACAACCGCCGCTGGGCGGGCGTCCCCTTCTATCTGCGGACCGGCAAGCGACTCGGGCGGCGCGTGACGGAGATCGCGGTCGTCTTCCAGCGCGCCCCGCACTCACCGTTCGACTCGACGGCCACCGAGGAACTCGGCGCGAACGCGATCGTCATCCGCGTCCAGCCCGACGAGGGCATGACCGTGCGCTTCGGTTCCAAGGTCCCGGGTACCTCGATGGAGATCAGGGACGTCACTATGGACTTCGCCTACGGCGAGTCCTTCACGGAGTCCAGCCCGGAGGCGTACGAACGGCTCATCCTGGATGTCCTGCTCGGCGACGCCAATTTGTTCCCCCGTCACCAGGAAGTGGAAGAGTCCTGGAAGATCCTCGACCCGATCGAGGAGTACTGGGGCACGCACGGCAGGCCCGCGCAGTACGCCTCGGGCAGTTGGGGCCCGGAGGAAGCCGACGAGATGCTCGCACGAGACGGACGGAGCTGGCGCAGGCCATGA
- the tal gene encoding transaldolase, which translates to MITVTTEAAPTAGTLTLKRLSDEGVSIWLDDLSRGRIASGNLAALIDTHHVVGVTTNPSIFQAAIGSGEGYEEQLADLAVRGVTVDEAVRMMTTADVRAAADVLRPVYDATGGRDGRVSIEVDPRLAHETAATIAEAKQLAWLVDRPNVMIKIPATKAGLPAITEVIGLGISVNVTLIFSLERYREVMAAYLAGLEKAQAAGIDLASIHSVASFFVSRVDSEIDKRLTVLGTAEALALKGRAALANARLAYEAYEEVFEGDRWTALGGAHANKQRPLWASTGVKDPAYKDTLYVDELVAPGTVNTMPEATLDATADHGDIHGDAVSGGYAQARADLAAVEELGISYDEVVKLLEDEGVAKFEIAWNDLLNAVTKSLDSKGVDGE; encoded by the coding sequence ATGATCACAGTGACCACCGAAGCAGCCCCCACCGCGGGCACACTCACACTCAAGCGCCTCTCCGACGAGGGCGTCTCCATCTGGCTGGACGACCTCTCCCGGGGACGCATCGCCTCCGGCAACCTCGCCGCGCTCATCGACACCCACCACGTGGTCGGCGTGACCACCAACCCGTCGATCTTCCAGGCCGCCATCGGCTCCGGCGAGGGCTACGAGGAGCAGCTCGCCGACCTGGCGGTGCGCGGCGTCACGGTCGACGAGGCCGTACGCATGATGACCACCGCCGACGTACGGGCCGCCGCCGACGTCCTGCGCCCGGTGTACGACGCCACCGGCGGCCGGGACGGCCGGGTCTCGATCGAGGTCGACCCACGTCTCGCCCACGAGACCGCGGCGACGATCGCCGAGGCCAAGCAGCTGGCCTGGCTGGTCGACCGGCCCAACGTGATGATCAAGATCCCGGCGACGAAGGCGGGCCTGCCGGCGATCACCGAGGTCATCGGCCTCGGGATCAGCGTCAACGTCACGCTGATCTTCTCCCTGGAGCGCTACCGCGAGGTCATGGCCGCCTATCTGGCCGGCCTGGAGAAGGCGCAGGCCGCGGGCATCGACCTGGCCTCGATCCACTCCGTCGCCTCCTTCTTCGTCTCCCGCGTCGACTCCGAGATCGACAAGCGCCTGACGGTGCTCGGCACGGCCGAGGCCCTCGCCCTCAAGGGCCGGGCGGCGCTGGCCAACGCGCGCCTCGCGTACGAGGCGTACGAGGAGGTCTTCGAGGGCGACCGCTGGACCGCCCTCGGTGGCGCTCACGCCAACAAGCAGCGTCCGCTGTGGGCCTCGACCGGCGTCAAGGACCCCGCGTACAAGGACACGCTGTACGTCGACGAGCTGGTCGCGCCCGGCACCGTCAACACGATGCCGGAGGCCACCCTCGACGCGACCGCCGACCACGGCGACATCCACGGCGACGCGGTGAGCGGAGGTTACGCCCAGGCCCGCGCCGATCTCGCGGCCGTCGAGGAGCTCGGGATCTCGTACGACGAGGTCGTGAAGCTGCTGGAGGACGAGGGCGTCGCGAAGTTCGAGATCGCCTGGAACGACCTGTTGAACGCCGTCACGAAGTCGCTGGACAGCAAGGGAGTTGACGGGGAATGA
- the tkt gene encoding transketolase, producing the protein MSTQTSDSLQWTDLDQRAVDTARVLAADAVQKVGNGHPGTAMSLAPAAYTIFQKVMRHDPADPEWTGRDRFVLSPGHTSLTLYTQLFLSGYELELDDLKAFRTHGSKTPGHPEYGHTAGVETTTGPLGQGVANAVGMAMAARYERGLFDPEAPEGESPFDHTVWAIVSDGDLEEGISAEASSLAGHQKLGNLVFVYDDNHISIEGDTATAFSEDVLKRYEAYGWHVQRIEPELGGDIDVHALYTALKEARAETARPSIIAMRTIIAWPAPNAQNTEAAHGSALGAEEIAATKRVLGFDPERTFEVADEVLAHARQALDRGAEAHAAWDKRLAEWRTAQPERAKLFDRVVAGQLPEGWEDSLPVFEEGASVATRAASGKVLQALGPVLPELWGGSADLAGSNNTTIDKTSSFLPVGNPLPEADPYGRTIHFGIREHSMAAEMNGIALHGNTRIYGGTFLVFSDYMRNAVRLSALMQLPVTYVWTHDSIGLGEDGPTHQPVEHLASLRAIPGLNIVRPADANETAVAWAEILRRHATDPAPHGLALTRQGVPTYARNEDAAKGGYVLREASTGTPDVVLIATGSEVRLAVAAREALEAEGVGTRVVSMPSVEWFEEQSAEYRASVLPPSVKARVAVEAGIGLTWYRYVGDAGRIVSLEHFGASADAKTLFAEYGFTAENVARAARESLAAARG; encoded by the coding sequence ATGAGTACGCAGACATCCGACAGCCTCCAGTGGACCGATCTCGACCAGCGCGCCGTCGACACGGCCCGTGTACTCGCGGCCGATGCCGTGCAGAAGGTCGGCAACGGTCACCCCGGCACCGCGATGAGCCTGGCCCCCGCGGCGTACACGATCTTTCAGAAGGTGATGCGACACGACCCCGCGGACCCCGAGTGGACGGGCCGTGACCGCTTCGTCCTCTCCCCCGGACACACCTCGCTGACCCTCTACACCCAGCTGTTCCTGTCCGGGTACGAGCTGGAGCTGGACGACCTGAAGGCGTTCCGGACGCACGGTTCGAAGACGCCCGGCCACCCCGAGTACGGCCACACGGCCGGCGTCGAGACCACCACCGGCCCGCTCGGCCAGGGTGTCGCCAACGCGGTCGGCATGGCGATGGCCGCCCGTTACGAGCGCGGCCTCTTCGACCCCGAGGCACCCGAGGGCGAGTCGCCCTTCGACCACACGGTGTGGGCGATCGTCTCCGACGGCGACCTGGAGGAGGGCATCTCCGCCGAGGCCTCCTCGCTGGCCGGCCACCAGAAGCTCGGCAACCTGGTCTTCGTCTACGACGACAACCACATCTCCATCGAGGGCGACACGGCGACGGCGTTCTCCGAGGACGTGCTGAAGCGGTACGAGGCGTACGGCTGGCACGTGCAGCGGATCGAGCCCGAACTCGGCGGCGACATCGACGTACACGCGCTGTACACGGCGCTCAAGGAGGCGCGGGCCGAGACCGCGCGCCCCTCGATCATCGCGATGCGCACGATCATCGCCTGGCCCGCCCCGAACGCCCAGAACACCGAGGCGGCCCATGGCTCGGCCCTCGGCGCCGAGGAGATCGCGGCCACCAAGCGCGTCCTCGGCTTCGACCCGGAGCGGACCTTCGAGGTCGCGGACGAAGTGCTCGCCCATGCCCGCCAGGCCCTCGACCGGGGCGCCGAGGCACACGCCGCCTGGGACAAGCGGCTCGCCGAGTGGCGCACCGCGCAGCCCGAGCGGGCGAAGCTGTTCGACCGGGTCGTGGCAGGTCAGCTGCCCGAGGGCTGGGAGGACTCCCTGCCGGTGTTCGAGGAGGGCGCGTCCGTCGCCACCCGCGCGGCCTCCGGCAAGGTGCTCCAGGCCCTGGGCCCGGTCCTGCCCGAGCTGTGGGGCGGCTCGGCCGACCTGGCCGGTTCGAACAACACGACCATCGACAAGACGTCCTCCTTCCTCCCCGTGGGCAACCCGCTGCCGGAGGCGGACCCGTACGGCCGCACGATCCACTTCGGTATCCGCGAGCACTCGATGGCCGCCGAGATGAACGGCATCGCGCTGCACGGGAACACCCGTATCTACGGGGGCACCTTCCTCGTCTTCTCCGACTACATGCGCAACGCGGTGCGGCTGTCGGCGCTGATGCAGCTGCCCGTGACGTACGTATGGACGCACGACTCCATCGGCCTCGGCGAGGACGGCCCGACACACCAGCCGGTCGAACACCTGGCCTCCCTGCGCGCGATCCCGGGCCTGAACATCGTCCGCCCGGCCGACGCCAACGAGACGGCCGTCGCCTGGGCCGAGATCCTCAGGCGGCACGCCACCGACCCGGCCCCGCACGGCCTGGCGCTCACCCGGCAGGGTGTACCGACGTACGCCAGGAACGAGGATGCCGCGAAGGGCGGTTACGTCCTGCGGGAGGCCTCGACGGGCACCCCGGACGTCGTCCTGATCGCCACCGGCTCCGAGGTCCGACTCGCCGTCGCCGCACGTGAGGCGCTGGAGGCCGAGGGTGTGGGTACGCGGGTGGTGTCGATGCCGTCCGTGGAGTGGTTCGAGGAGCAGTCGGCCGAGTACCGCGCGAGTGTGCTTCCGCCGTCCGTGAAGGCGCGCGTGGCGGTCGAGGCGGGCATCGGTCTGACCTGGTACCGCTACGTCGGTGACGCAGGACGCATCGTCTCCCTCGAACACTTCGGCGCCTCCGCCGACGCCAAGACCCTGTTCGCCGAGTACGGCTTCACCGCCGAGAACGTCGCCCGGGCCGCGCGGGAATCTCTCGCCGCCGCCCGTGGTTGA